In a single window of the Cervus elaphus chromosome 1, mCerEla1.1, whole genome shotgun sequence genome:
- the C1H11orf97 gene encoding uncharacterized protein C11orf97 homolog yields the protein MRGEEAAAAVTVPEAGRDGEQPRPPAGLGCAARGEPDGGGTQESRKQWKKFLYCEPHKRIKEVLEEELYIKRDECHIKHPPAVALEGIWSIKRNLPVGGLKPGLPSRNSLLPQAKYYSRHGGLRR from the exons ATGAGGGGGGAGGAGGCGGCGGCAGCCGTGACGGTGCCCGAGGCGGGCCGCGATGGCGAGCAGCCCCGGCCGCCCGCAGGCCTGGGGTGCGCGGCGCGCGGAGAGCCGGACGGCGGCGGAACCCAGGAGTCCCGCAAGCAGT GGAAGAAGTTTTTATATTGTGAACCACATAAGAGAATTAAAGAAGTACTCGAAGAAGAACTTTATATTAAAAGAGATGAATGCCACATTAAACATCCACCTGCAG TGGCCTTGGAAGGGATTTGGAGCATTAAAAGGAACCTCCCTGTGGGAGGCTTGAAGCCAGGACTGCCGAGCAGGAACAGTTTACTGCCACAAGCCAAGTACTATTCGAGGCACGGAGGCCTGAGAA